Proteins from a single region of Caloramator sp. E03:
- the nifU gene encoding Fe-S cluster assembly scaffold protein NifU, translating into MYSEKVMDHFTNPRNVGEIENADGVGEVGNPTCGDIMKIYLKVEDNIIKDVKFKTFGCGAAIASSSMATELIKGKTIEEAWNLTNKAVAEALDGLPAVKMHCSVLAEEAIHKAINDYRIKNGLEPFKDKEYHHDHHHE; encoded by the coding sequence ATGTATAGTGAAAAGGTTATGGATCATTTTACTAATCCAAGAAATGTAGGGGAAATTGAAAATGCTGATGGAGTTGGAGAAGTTGGAAATCCAACTTGTGGAGATATAATGAAAATATATCTTAAAGTTGAAGATAATATAATTAAGGATGTTAAATTTAAGACCTTTGGGTGTGGGGCTGCAATAGCATCAAGCAGCATGGCAACAGAGCTTATTAAAGGAAAAACTATAGAGGAGGCATGGAATCTTACTAATAAGGCTGTTGCAGAGGCACTTGACGGGCTTCCTGCTGTTAAAATGCACTGCTCTGTACTTGCTGAAGAAGCAATTCACAAGGCAATTAACGATTACAGAATAAAAAATGGTCTTGAACCTTTTAAAGATAAAGAATATCATCATGACCATCATCATGAGTAG
- the mnmA gene encoding tRNA 2-thiouridine(34) synthase MnmA — MKEKVVVGMSGGVDSSVTAYLLQKSGYDVIGITMQVWPYNKEYEEREGGCCSLSAVNDARRVADMLNIPFYVMNFKEVFEKKVIQYFVDEYIAGRTPNPCIACNKHIKFDEFLRKAHGIGAKYIATGHYAKIVKDENTNRYLLLRSKDALKDQTYVLYNMTQYQLQHTLMPLGDYTKDKVREIAKEIGLSVASKPDSEEICFIPDNDYGKFIKERVPEKIHPGNFVDREGNILGRHKGIANYTIGQRKGLGIALGRPAYVVDIIPERNEVVLGEEKEVFNSRLYAKDVNLIPFDNLKKEMKVTAKIRYSAKETPATIYPYKEGIVVEFDTPVRAITKGQSVVFYNDDIVVGGGVIDDIL, encoded by the coding sequence ATGAAGGAAAAAGTTGTTGTAGGTATGAGTGGAGGAGTAGATAGCTCCGTTACAGCATATCTTCTTCAAAAATCAGGCTATGACGTAATCGGAATAACAATGCAGGTTTGGCCTTACAATAAGGAATATGAAGAGAGAGAAGGAGGATGCTGTTCCCTTTCTGCTGTTAATGATGCAAGAAGAGTTGCAGATATGCTTAATATACCATTTTACGTTATGAACTTTAAAGAGGTTTTTGAAAAGAAAGTTATACAATATTTTGTAGACGAGTATATTGCAGGAAGAACTCCAAATCCCTGTATTGCATGTAATAAGCATATTAAATTTGATGAATTTTTAAGAAAAGCCCATGGAATTGGAGCAAAGTATATTGCAACAGGACACTATGCAAAAATTGTAAAGGATGAAAATACTAATAGATACCTTCTTTTAAGATCAAAGGATGCTTTAAAAGATCAGACCTATGTACTTTATAATATGACGCAATACCAACTACAGCATACATTAATGCCTCTTGGAGATTATACAAAGGATAAGGTTAGAGAGATAGCTAAAGAAATAGGTTTATCTGTAGCAAGTAAGCCTGATAGTGAGGAGATCTGCTTTATTCCTGATAACGACTATGGTAAGTTTATAAAGGAGAGAGTGCCAGAAAAAATACATCCAGGAAATTTTGTTGACAGGGAAGGTAATATTCTTGGAAGGCATAAGGGTATTGCAAACTATACTATTGGTCAAAGAAAAGGACTTGGTATAGCATTGGGAAGGCCAGCTTATGTTGTTGATATAATACCTGAAAGAAATGAAGTTGTACTTGGAGAAGAAAAAGAAGTATTTAATAGTAGGCTTTATGCAAAGGATGTAAATCTAATTCCATTTGATAATTTAAAAAAGGAAATGAAGGTTACTGCTAAGATAAGATATAGTGCAAAAGAAACTCCAGCGACAATATATCCTTATAAAGAAGGCATAGTTGTTGAGTTTGATACTCCTGTTAGAGCAATTACTAAAGGACAATCAGTTGTTTTTTATAATGATGATATAGTTGTTGGGGGAGGAGTTATTGACGACATCCTGTAG